The Nocardioides campestrisoli genome includes a window with the following:
- a CDS encoding isocitrate lyase/PEP mutase family protein — MSALPEVSGRASQLLGLHTAPRLLTVVNVWDVISAKVVAQTEGTQALATASHSIAASRGYEDGENIPVDEMLAEVARIVEATDLPVSADLEAGYCDAADTVRRAIGVGVVGANLEDQMKPLDEAVRVVEQVMEAARAEGVDDFVLNARTDAFVLGKDRDRGEVLDDAVTRGRAFLEAGAPVVFVPGVLDEREVATLVEAFGPQRLTLIGLPGVPPLARLEELGVARVSYGPLSQRVALTALQELVEDVHRGGGVPESVRPLN, encoded by the coding sequence GTGAGCGCGCTCCCCGAGGTCTCGGGCCGGGCCTCGCAGCTGCTGGGCCTGCACACGGCGCCCCGGCTGCTGACGGTCGTCAACGTCTGGGACGTGATCTCGGCCAAGGTGGTCGCGCAGACCGAGGGGACGCAGGCCCTGGCCACCGCGAGCCACTCCATCGCCGCCTCCCGCGGCTACGAGGACGGCGAGAACATCCCGGTCGACGAGATGCTGGCGGAGGTCGCCCGGATCGTGGAGGCGACCGACCTGCCGGTGAGCGCGGACCTGGAGGCGGGGTACTGCGACGCCGCCGACACCGTTCGGCGCGCGATCGGCGTCGGCGTGGTCGGGGCCAACCTCGAGGACCAGATGAAGCCGCTCGACGAGGCGGTGCGCGTGGTCGAGCAGGTGATGGAGGCCGCCCGCGCCGAGGGCGTCGACGACTTCGTGCTCAACGCCCGCACCGACGCCTTCGTCCTGGGCAAGGACCGGGACCGGGGCGAGGTGCTCGACGACGCCGTCACGCGCGGCCGGGCCTTCCTCGAGGCCGGCGCTCCCGTGGTCTTCGTGCCCGGGGTGCTCGACGAGCGGGAGGTCGCCACGCTGGTCGAGGCGTTCGGCCCGCAGCGCCTCACCCTGATCGGCCTGCCGGGCGTGCCCCCGCTGGCCAGGCTGGAGGAGCTGGGCGTCGCCCGGGTCTCCTACGGTCCCCTCTCCCAGCGGGTGGCGCTGACCGCCCTGCAGGAGCTGGTGGAGGACGTGCACCGCGGCGGCGGCGTGCCGGAGTCGGTGCGGCCGCTCAACTAG